The Zonotrichia leucophrys gambelii isolate GWCS_2022_RI unplaced genomic scaffold, RI_Zleu_2.0 Scaffold_234_80402, whole genome shotgun sequence genome has a segment encoding these proteins:
- the LOC135441311 gene encoding olfactory receptor 14J1-like, producing MQAHVYGMIKDLIREERREMKEEWSKYKYGKAWQIDYITLPQTCQGKRYMLTTVEATTGCLETHPVPHTTVQNTILGLEKQILWRHAEYFLLTVMCYDRYVSICKPLHYGTLLGSRACAHMAAAAWACAFLNALLHTVNTFSLRLCHGNALGQFFCEVPQILKLSCSKSYVRELGLLAVSVCLAFGCFVFIVFSYVQIFRAVLRIRSERGRHKASSTCLPHLVVVSLFLSTSVFAHLKPPSISSPSLDLSVSVLYSVVSPTLNPLIYSLRNQKLKAAVSRL from the exons ATGCAGGCTCATGTCTATGGTATGATCAAGGACCTGatcagagaggagaggagggagatgaAGGAGGAG tggtccaagtacaagtatgggaaggcctggcagattgactatatcacactgccccagacatgccagggcaagcgctacaTGCTGACCACggtggaagccaccactggatgcCTGGAGacccaccctgtgcctcatACCACTGTCcagaacaccatcctgggcctggaaaagcaaatcctgtGGAGACATG CAGAGTATTTCCTCCTGACTGtcatgtgctatgaccgctacgtgtccatctgcaaacccctgcactatgGGACCCTCCtaggcagcagagcttgtgcccacatggcagcagctgcctgggcctgtgcctttctcaatgctctccTGCACACGgtcaatacattttccctgcgcctgtgccatggcaatgccctgggccagttcttctgtgaagttccccagatcctcaaactgtcctgctccaaatcctatGTCAGGGAACTTGGGCTTCTTGCTGTTAGTGTCTGTTTAGCATTTGGCtgctttgtgttcattgttttctcctatgtgcagatcttcagggcagtgctgaggatCCGCTCTGAGCggggacggcacaaagcctcttccacctgcctccctcacctggtcgtggtctctctgttcctcagcacttcAGTGTTTGCtcacctgaagcccccctccatttcttccccatccctggatctgtcagtgtcagttctgtactcagtggtgTCTCCaaccctgaaccccctcatctatagcctgaggaaccagaagctcaaggctgcagtgtcgAGACTG